The following proteins come from a genomic window of Gossypium raimondii isolate GPD5lz chromosome 5, ASM2569854v1, whole genome shotgun sequence:
- the LOC105768380 gene encoding uncharacterized protein LOC105768380 yields MASKLLLIAVFVLDLIAFGLAVAAEQRRSTAKIVQDNEIQYNYCVYNSDIATGYGVGAFLFLMASQALIMVASRCFCCGKALNPSGSRAWAVIHFIVCWLFFLIAEICLLAGSVRNAYHTKYRTIFSEQPPSCETLRKGVFGAGAAFIFLTAIVNKFYYICYSNARENSFRPYGGGGEAGVGMGAYK; encoded by the exons ATGGCTTCTAAGCTTCTTTTGATTGCTGTATTTGTTCTTGATCTCATTGCTTTTGGTTTAGCTGTTGCAGCTGAGCAAAGAAGAAGCACT GCCAAGATTGTGCAGGATAATGAAATTCAATACAACTATTGTGTGTATAACTCAGACATAGCAACTGGCTATGGTGTTGGTGCATTTTTGTTCCTCATGGCTAGCCAAGCCCTTATAATGGTTGCCAGCCGATGCTTTTGCTGTGGAAAGGCTTTGAACCCTAGTGGTTCAAGGGCTTGGGCAGTCATCCATTTCATTGTTTGCTG GCTATTTTTCCTAATAGCCGAGATATGTTTGTTGGCCGGATCAGTACGGAATGCATACCACACAAAATACCGGACCATCTTCAGCGAGCAGCCACCGTCTTGTGAAACTTTGAGGAAGGGAGTGTTTGGTGCAGGGGCTGCCTTCATTTTCTTGACTGCTATTGTCAATAAGTTCTACTATATTTGCTACTCAAATGCTAGGGAAAACAGCTTCCGGCCATACGGTGGCGGCGGAGAGGCCGGTGTCGGCATGGGAGCCTACAAATAA